One part of the Neomonachus schauinslandi unplaced genomic scaffold, ASM220157v2 HiC_scaffold_781, whole genome shotgun sequence genome encodes these proteins:
- the LOC123323767 gene encoding coiled-coil domain-containing protein 144B-like: MIDLIVRKKDIFAVPVPLVVQAFPEQKKSRLKYACQASSDFSLSENKSDCENDNKPDTEHAFNKNKSFKSDTETKKVRNPLATFEVKEDQEFDVQMAKSMNQNSTNSKLDIGRIPQSSDSESHFDKRFSRSNEVRQMAQIKRHHSSAVTNTYKKTKVLFQKPFCAVNNSTNTYRSMEPKLENVSSSPPCSYRTSEVRLKEELQQDVQKFKNEIGMLQIDIWDLEKKKVQLQKEINEEKKRHQSNETAVLENLYAVAAAAARLIQQRESGKTENHLFPVGKKEDSDGPAKETSHEKKEVKKQINFMDDLDLTESSGTASEDSKLPCSNYMSCKSLIVQVGQDRK, encoded by the exons ATGATAGACTTGATTGTGAGAAAAAAGGATATATTTGCAGTGCCTGTCCCTCTAGTAGTTCAGGCATTTCCTGAACAAAAAAAGTCTCGTCTCAAATATGCTTGCCAGgcatcttctgatttttctttaagtgaaaataaatcagactgtGAAAATGATAACAAACCAGACACCGAGCAtgcttttaacaaaaataagagttttaaaagtgatacagaaactaaaaaagtaaGGAACCCACTCGCTACGTTTGAAGTGAAAGAAGACCAAGAGTTTGACgtgcaaatggcaaaaagtatGAACCAAAATAGCACTAATTCTAAATTAGACATTGGACGTATACCTCAGTCTAGTGATTCAGAAAGCCATTTTGACAAAAGGTTTTCCCGCTCCAATGAGGTGAGACAAATGGCTCAAATAAAGAGGCACCATAGTTCTGCCGTTACAAACacttacaagaaaacaaaagtcttgTTCCAGAAGCCATTCTGTGCAGTTAATAACAGTACTAATACCTATAGAAGTATGGAAcccaaattagaaaatgtgaGTTCTTCTCCACCATGTAGTTACAGAACATCAGAAGTACGtctaaaagaagaattacagcaaGATGTTCAAAAGTTTAAGAATGAGATAGGCATGTTACAGATAGACATCTgggatttggaaaaaaagaaagttcaactTCAAAAAGAG attaatgaagaaaagaagagacaccaaagtAATGAGACGGCAGTATTAGAAAACCTGTATGCtgtcgctgctgctgctgctagactaattcaacaaagagagagtggaaaaactgaaaaccacctCTTTCCTGTTGGGAAAAAGGAAGATTCTGATGG accTGCAAAGGAAACATCTcatgaaaagaaagag gtcaaaaagcaaattaattttatggATGACCTTGACTTAACTGAGTCATCTGGAACAGCTTCAGAGGATTCCAAGTTGCCTTGCTCTAATTATATGAGTTGCAAGTCGCTAATTGTACAAGTTGGCCAGGATCGTAAAG